From Echinicola soli, a single genomic window includes:
- a CDS encoding alpha-L-rhamnosidase-related protein, with protein sequence MRITLLILVTLIFCSCSRKQVEAKAVHQPTIFKKAEPVWAKGRETEMNLTLGFKGTFKMIDPDDPVLKITGSTLYRVSVNGKYLGYGPARASHGYYRVDEYDLSPYLKKGENVIAIEVTGYNVNSLYVLDQPSFLQAEILNGDKVLLATERSKSKVTGRSRSFEAFELDSRVQKVRRYSSQRPFMEYYRLEESSDDWKTVSNSSSNKVGLAVCSVKKLLYRNLELPDFRVTRPQSTIYRGHIRWEKKEEYRKNATGKFIEGFSEDTHTVTPSLTIQDMHTQSLEEVDEDDITESLGTNQFYTLDFGTNLSGFIGSKITCTEPSTVYFTFDELLLDGEVNPKERMPSINNVIVYELEPGTYELESFEAYTFRFLRMTVVKGTCQVQDAYIREYAYPENESAMYQSDDPALNKIYEACKQTFRQNSVDLFMDCPSRERAGWLCDSRFMAIVEKDFTGRDDIAYNYYQNYRLYTPFDNLPKGMIPMVYPADNRNGNFIPNWALWFVIQVSEYAERGGDPRLVEDLRPRIMELLDYFAPFENEDGLLENLKGWKFVEWSKANEFVNGVNYPTNALYSKALMEASKLYDTPELGTKSQKIAQAIREQSFNGEFFVDNAIRDAEGKLKPTSNISEVGQYYAFFFELATPREYPELWKKLVTAFGPDRNDISIYPNVFKANAFIGNYLRMEILYRYGLSDQMLQEMKGYFLSMAELTGTLWEHMDTHASCNHGFASYLGHLLYQGALGIRNIDYIRKEVTVRFDETYLTACQGSIPVGKERIYLKWERSGDKLKYVLELPEEYTVKIENPEGFEVIER encoded by the coding sequence ATGAGGATTACATTACTGATTTTAGTAACATTAATTTTTTGCTCCTGTTCAAGAAAGCAGGTGGAGGCTAAAGCTGTCCATCAGCCTACCATTTTCAAAAAGGCGGAGCCCGTATGGGCCAAAGGCAGGGAAACGGAAATGAACCTGACATTAGGATTTAAAGGAACGTTCAAGATGATCGATCCGGACGATCCGGTACTGAAGATTACCGGATCCACACTGTACCGTGTTTCCGTCAATGGTAAGTATTTGGGATATGGCCCTGCGCGGGCAAGCCATGGCTATTATAGAGTGGATGAATACGACCTTTCCCCTTATCTGAAAAAGGGAGAAAATGTGATAGCAATAGAAGTGACCGGATACAATGTCAACTCACTCTATGTGCTGGACCAACCTTCCTTTTTACAGGCCGAAATCCTGAACGGGGACAAAGTGCTCCTGGCTACTGAGCGGAGCAAAAGCAAGGTTACTGGGCGAAGTCGAAGTTTTGAAGCCTTTGAATTGGACAGTCGGGTACAAAAGGTGAGAAGGTACAGTTCCCAGCGGCCTTTTATGGAATATTATAGACTGGAAGAAAGTTCTGATGATTGGAAAACCGTGTCAAATTCCTCCAGTAATAAGGTGGGGTTGGCTGTCTGTTCGGTTAAAAAACTGCTTTACAGGAATTTGGAGTTGCCTGATTTCAGGGTGACCCGGCCCCAGAGTACAATTTATCGGGGTCACATCAGATGGGAAAAAAAGGAGGAATATCGTAAAAATGCCACAGGGAAATTCATTGAAGGGTTTTCCGAGGATACTCACACGGTCACCCCTTCATTGACTATTCAGGATATGCATACCCAATCGCTGGAAGAAGTGGATGAGGATGACATCACCGAATCTCTGGGGACCAACCAATTTTATACCCTGGATTTCGGTACCAACCTTTCTGGTTTCATTGGCAGCAAAATTACGTGCACCGAACCGTCCACCGTGTATTTTACATTTGATGAGCTCTTGCTGGACGGAGAGGTAAACCCGAAAGAGCGAATGCCAAGTATCAACAATGTCATTGTTTACGAATTGGAACCGGGAACCTATGAGCTGGAATCCTTTGAGGCCTACACGTTCCGTTTTTTGAGAATGACCGTAGTCAAGGGGACCTGCCAGGTCCAGGACGCTTATATCCGGGAATACGCCTACCCCGAAAATGAAAGTGCGATGTACCAAAGTGATGATCCGGCGCTCAATAAGATATATGAAGCCTGTAAGCAGACATTCAGGCAGAATTCGGTCGATCTGTTTATGGACTGCCCTTCCAGGGAAAGGGCTGGCTGGTTATGCGATAGCCGGTTCATGGCCATCGTAGAGAAAGATTTCACGGGAAGGGACGATATTGCCTATAATTATTACCAGAATTATAGGCTTTATACGCCATTCGATAATTTGCCAAAGGGCATGATCCCGATGGTCTATCCGGCTGATAACCGGAACGGGAATTTTATTCCGAATTGGGCATTGTGGTTTGTGATACAGGTGAGCGAATATGCTGAGCGGGGAGGTGATCCCCGGCTGGTGGAAGACCTAAGGCCCCGGATCATGGAGCTATTGGATTATTTTGCGCCCTTTGAAAATGAGGACGGGCTGCTGGAGAACCTTAAAGGATGGAAGTTTGTGGAGTGGTCAAAGGCCAACGAATTCGTAAACGGGGTCAATTACCCGACCAATGCCCTGTACAGCAAAGCCTTGATGGAAGCATCCAAGCTGTATGATACCCCTGAACTGGGGACAAAGTCACAAAAGATCGCCCAGGCTATCCGTGAGCAGTCGTTTAACGGGGAATTTTTTGTGGACAATGCCATCCGGGATGCGGAAGGTAAACTAAAGCCCACATCCAATATTTCAGAAGTTGGCCAATACTATGCGTTCTTTTTTGAGCTGGCCACTCCAAGAGAATATCCCGAGCTGTGGAAGAAACTGGTGACAGCATTTGGCCCGGATAGAAATGACATATCTATTTATCCAAATGTGTTCAAGGCCAATGCCTTCATTGGCAATTACCTGAGAATGGAAATCCTCTATCGCTATGGACTGAGTGATCAGATGCTACAGGAGATGAAAGGGTATTTTCTCAGCATGGCCGAACTGACGGGTACCTTATGGGAGCATATGGATACCCATGCCAGTTGTAATCATGGCTTCGCGTCCTATCTGGGACATCTTCTTTATCAGGGAGCCCTGGGGATCAGGAACATCGACTATATAAGGAAGGAAGTCACGGTGAGGTTTGACGAAACCTACCTGACCGCCTGCCAGGGAAGCATCCCAGTGGGAAAAGAGAGAATTTATCTGAAATGGGAAAGGTCCGGTGATAAGCTGAAGTATGTCTTGGAATTGCCGGAAGAATATACGGTGAAGATTGAGAACCCAGAGGGGTTTGAAGTTATCGAACGTTGA
- a CDS encoding sulfatase family protein, protein MRTYYCRTFSMLLLMGCLITGCQENKRTNQQRPNIIFLLTDDQRWDALGVMGNPVIQTPHLDSLAESGILFTNAYVTTSICVISRASLLTGQYAARHKINDFRTSLTPEQLQKTYPMLLKASGYRVGFVGKYGIGNPKDQPKEAYDFWECTNKHQPDYELVAEDGTPIHHTDKIKNDLHRFVSSYASKEPFCLSVSFKAPHVQDEDPRQFIVSPAYRDYYRDDTISKPKTANPDSWNRFPGFFRTDTNIARERWKIRFANDTMYQNSVKNYYRLITHVDDVVGELMDDLEEKGIADNTVIIFMGDNGFFLGEHGLAGKWYGYEESIRVPLIVYDPRSKEKDKGTVSSKIALNTDIAPTILGLAGITVPEDMQGVNLFGLAKEEIPERKQFFYEHHFLGSPKIPTSEAVVSREFKYIKYTEHGYEEFFDLKNDPHEENNLIDNEKYEAIIDQYRSEYRRLAAAVQ, encoded by the coding sequence ATGAGGACCTATTATTGTAGAACCTTCTCCATGCTATTGTTGATGGGCTGTCTCATCACTGGCTGTCAGGAGAATAAACGTACCAACCAGCAGCGCCCTAACATAATATTTCTGTTGACTGATGACCAGCGCTGGGACGCATTGGGAGTGATGGGGAATCCTGTCATTCAAACCCCCCATCTTGATAGTCTGGCGGAAAGCGGAATACTATTTACCAATGCTTATGTCACGACATCCATTTGCGTAATAAGCCGGGCAAGTCTTTTGACCGGACAGTATGCGGCCAGGCACAAAATCAATGATTTTAGAACGAGTCTTACCCCTGAACAACTACAGAAAACTTACCCGATGCTGTTAAAAGCATCGGGATATCGGGTGGGTTTTGTAGGGAAATATGGCATTGGCAACCCAAAGGACCAGCCAAAAGAAGCTTATGACTTCTGGGAGTGTACAAACAAGCACCAGCCCGATTACGAGCTTGTTGCTGAAGACGGAACCCCAATTCACCATACGGACAAAATCAAAAATGACCTCCATCGTTTCGTGTCCTCTTACGCCTCAAAAGAGCCATTTTGCCTGTCGGTGAGTTTCAAGGCCCCCCATGTGCAGGATGAAGATCCCAGACAGTTTATTGTTTCTCCTGCTTACCGGGATTATTATCGCGATGATACCATTTCCAAACCCAAAACGGCGAATCCCGATTCATGGAACAGGTTTCCCGGATTCTTTCGCACGGACACCAATATCGCAAGGGAAAGGTGGAAGATCCGTTTTGCCAATGACACCATGTATCAAAACAGCGTTAAAAATTATTACAGGTTGATTACCCATGTGGATGATGTAGTGGGAGAGTTGATGGATGATTTAGAAGAAAAGGGCATTGCAGATAATACGGTGATCATCTTTATGGGGGACAATGGTTTTTTTCTTGGAGAACATGGACTTGCCGGAAAATGGTATGGATATGAAGAGTCCATCCGTGTACCGCTTATTGTCTACGATCCCAGGTCAAAAGAAAAGGACAAGGGGACGGTTTCGTCCAAGATCGCATTGAACACCGACATCGCTCCAACTATTCTTGGCCTGGCCGGTATTACTGTTCCCGAAGACATGCAGGGGGTGAATCTGTTCGGACTGGCCAAAGAGGAGATACCGGAAAGAAAGCAGTTCTTTTACGAACATCATTTTCTGGGCAGTCCCAAGATCCCAACGTCAGAAGCTGTAGTGAGCAGGGAGTTTAAGTACATCAAGTATACCGAACACGGTTATGAGGAGTTTTTTGATTTAAAAAACGATCCTCATGAAGAAAATAACCTGATAGATAATGAAAAATATGAAGCAATTATCGATCAATACCGATCGGAGTATAGGCGACTGGCCGCTGCCGTTCAATGA
- a CDS encoding sulfatase produces MIGVITYRILVLTALAISVSAKSLAGIRGDRPNIVFILADDLGWADLPVYGNRFNEAPNLAQLAKEGMRFTEAYASAPVCSPSRASIMSGQYPARVGVVDFIPGHWRPYEKMQVPINRTQYLPAQVETFAEALQDAGYATGYFGKWHLGEGEEMENLHPLNQGFEVANTGKGYYGGRFTPSREGNPEKRFSERITDFGVEFIQKQKDQPFFLFLSHFDVHVQLNADQDLIDKYLGKDKVEGYPCNAVYAAMIAHIDHSVGRVMEKLESVGLSEQTIVVFFSDNGGLVSRYDKRTLLANSRQEVYRHGPLQYIASSNLPLRGEKGTVYEGGIRVPLLLKWPGKIKPGSVSGALVSSVDLYPTFLEMADVEMPREQVMDGESILPALLSDRYDPDRALYWHYPVYHHGVPAGAVRKGDWKLIEDQVSGSVSLYHLSSDIGESTDLSAQYPKKTGELYEQLKQWQKDIGAELPRPNADYDDDRRLEWGIHPDR; encoded by the coding sequence ATGATAGGAGTGATAACATACAGGATATTAGTGCTCACGGCCCTGGCCATATCGGTAAGTGCCAAGTCGCTGGCAGGTATCCGAGGTGACCGGCCCAATATTGTATTTATCCTCGCCGATGACCTGGGATGGGCCGATCTGCCTGTCTATGGGAACCGGTTTAACGAAGCTCCCAATCTTGCACAGCTGGCCAAGGAAGGGATGCGGTTTACCGAGGCCTATGCCTCGGCGCCGGTTTGTTCGCCTTCCCGGGCAAGTATCATGTCAGGGCAGTATCCTGCTCGGGTCGGGGTGGTTGATTTTATACCCGGCCACTGGCGTCCCTATGAAAAGATGCAGGTGCCGATAAATCGGACGCAATACCTCCCCGCTCAGGTGGAAACCTTTGCCGAAGCCTTACAGGACGCCGGATATGCGACGGGGTATTTCGGAAAATGGCACCTCGGGGAGGGGGAAGAAATGGAAAATTTGCATCCGCTTAACCAGGGTTTTGAAGTGGCCAATACCGGTAAAGGTTACTACGGGGGCCGTTTTACACCGTCCCGGGAGGGAAATCCTGAAAAGCGCTTTTCCGAAAGGATTACTGACTTTGGTGTTGAGTTTATCCAGAAACAAAAGGATCAGCCCTTTTTCCTCTTTTTGTCGCATTTTGATGTACACGTGCAGTTGAATGCCGACCAGGACTTGATTGATAAGTACCTGGGCAAGGATAAAGTGGAAGGCTATCCCTGTAACGCCGTTTATGCCGCCATGATAGCGCATATTGACCATAGTGTAGGAAGGGTAATGGAAAAACTGGAAAGCGTTGGGCTGAGTGAGCAGACCATCGTGGTCTTTTTCTCGGACAACGGAGGACTGGTCAGCCGGTATGATAAAAGAACGCTCCTGGCTAACTCCCGACAAGAGGTATACCGGCACGGACCCTTGCAATACATCGCCTCTTCCAACTTGCCCTTGAGGGGAGAAAAGGGAACTGTATATGAGGGAGGCATCAGGGTACCTTTGTTGCTGAAATGGCCGGGTAAAATCAAACCCGGAAGCGTCTCCGGTGCCCTGGTAAGCAGCGTGGATCTATATCCTACCTTTTTGGAGATGGCCGATGTGGAGATGCCCCGGGAACAAGTGATGGACGGGGAGTCAATCTTACCGGCACTTTTGTCCGACAGGTATGATCCTGACAGGGCACTTTACTGGCATTATCCGGTTTACCATCACGGTGTGCCGGCAGGAGCTGTCAGGAAGGGCGATTGGAAACTGATAGAAGACCAGGTTTCAGGATCAGTTTCCCTGTATCACCTGAGTTCGGATATCGGTGAGTCGACAGACCTGTCGGCCCAGTACCCCAAAAAGACAGGGGAACTTTACGAGCAGCTGAAACAGTGGCAAAAGGATATTGGAGCAGAGCTTCCCCGCCCAAATGCCGATTATGACGATGACAGGCGGTTAGAATGGGGAATCCATCCGGACCGGTAA